The Vibrio nitrifigilis genome window below encodes:
- the nikE gene encoding nickel ABC transporter ATP-binding protein NikE, producing MTALVEIKDFSLAFKMYGGQRQVLHHINLHIQPGERVALIGESGSGKSVTSKMLIGTLNMDQVEILSGDIFIEGKPISQMSTPEREGLKGHVMSMIQQDPQTSFNPVFRIRDHLIDIMKFVEQTSGQKRTKAARKHHILEVLSKVKLPDPERVYNAYPWQLSGGMRQRVLIAMALLHPTKLLIADEPGTALDVTTQDEIIQLINQLVKDEQLALLMITHNLGVVRQTADRVYVMQHGRMVETGSLAAIFDNAQHSYTQRLFDSVPKLYDDTSEQKPAQGSDKVMVKAVSVSKTFVTKRDWRKRPVQSVEAVKPLSLSIYQGDTYGLAGESGSGKTTLARMIMGLIDTTSGNILLESTPLKTWRSKVANRHSIQMVHQNPSSSLNPRRTVAQTLTVPLKFIGHTGDVEAEVKRLLALVELPEEYAQMYPSSLSGGQQQRVAIARALAANPKILVLDEPTSALDVSVQKSVIELLEKLQRELSLTYLFISHDLSLMRHFCNRVAVMYRGELLEEGTTEQVFRHPKTDYTRTLIRAIPVISDEEEQHKPHLSDGEAAVMLQSA from the coding sequence ATGACAGCATTAGTTGAGATTAAAGATTTTAGCCTCGCATTTAAGATGTATGGTGGTCAACGTCAGGTGCTGCACCATATCAATCTGCACATTCAACCGGGTGAACGGGTCGCACTGATTGGTGAATCGGGTTCTGGCAAAAGTGTCACCAGTAAAATGCTGATTGGCACCTTGAATATGGATCAGGTGGAAATCTTAAGCGGGGATATCTTCATTGAAGGTAAGCCGATTTCCCAAATGAGTACTCCAGAGCGAGAAGGGTTGAAAGGGCATGTGATGTCTATGATTCAGCAAGACCCGCAAACATCGTTCAATCCAGTGTTTCGTATTCGTGACCATCTAATAGATATCATGAAGTTTGTGGAGCAAACATCAGGTCAAAAACGCACGAAAGCTGCGCGTAAACATCATATTCTTGAAGTACTTAGTAAAGTTAAATTACCAGATCCTGAGCGGGTTTATAACGCGTATCCTTGGCAACTCTCTGGTGGAATGCGCCAACGCGTATTGATTGCGATGGCTCTTTTACATCCCACTAAGTTGCTGATCGCTGATGAGCCCGGTACCGCGTTAGACGTCACCACGCAAGATGAAATCATTCAACTGATTAACCAATTGGTGAAAGATGAGCAGTTAGCGCTGTTAATGATTACGCATAACTTAGGCGTTGTGCGGCAAACGGCAGATCGTGTGTATGTAATGCAACACGGACGCATGGTAGAAACTGGCTCATTAGCGGCAATTTTTGATAACGCGCAGCATTCATACACTCAGCGTTTATTCGATTCTGTTCCCAAGCTTTATGACGACACTTCAGAGCAAAAACCGGCTCAGGGCAGCGACAAAGTCATGGTCAAGGCGGTGTCGGTAAGCAAAACATTTGTCACCAAACGTGATTGGCGTAAACGACCCGTGCAAAGTGTTGAAGCGGTGAAACCGTTATCGCTGAGTATCTATCAAGGCGATACCTACGGCTTAGCCGGTGAATCAGGTTCAGGCAAAACAACGTTAGCTCGAATGATTATGGGCCTTATCGACACCACATCAGGCAATATTTTGCTTGAAAGTACACCACTTAAGACTTGGCGCAGTAAAGTGGCAAACCGCCATTCGATTCAAATGGTACACCAGAATCCGTCCAGCTCGTTAAACCCGAGACGTACTGTGGCGCAAACCTTGACGGTGCCGCTGAAGTTTATCGGCCACACGGGAGATGTAGAGGCTGAAGTAAAACGGTTATTGGCGCTGGTGGAATTACCCGAAGAGTACGCGCAGATGTATCCGTCCAGTTTGTCGGGCGGTCAGCAACAACGGGTCGCGATAGCGCGTGCATTAGCGGCAAATCCAAAAATTTTAGTGCTCGATGAACCGACGTCCGCGCTGGATGTGTCGGTGCAGAAAAGTGTTATTGAGTTGCTGGAAAAACTGCAGCGGGAATTGAGCCTAACGTATCTGTTTATTTCTCATGATTTGAGCTTAATGCGTCATTTTTGTAATCGCGTTGCCGTGATGTATCGCGGTGAGCTACTAGAAGAGGGCACGACAGAGCAAGTCTTTCGTCACCCTAAAACTGATTATACCCGCACATTGATTCGCGCCATTCCGGTGATCAGTGATGAGGAAGAACAACATAAACCCCATTTAAGCGACGGTGAGGCAGCGGTAATGCTGCAATCAGCGTAA
- a CDS encoding ABC transporter permease, translating into MSQVLPTQLPNGEQEFSPAKADKQYSNLQKAWYRFSRNPTAVIGLLIVLSVVILAVFAPWIAPYPEHVGTFVNFRARHHAPSLEYLMGTDNVGRDILSRVIFGYRISLSLVVGVLALSVPIGVILGIVAAYAGGWIEQVIMRFNDMLLAVPPLALALAITSILEPNLVNAMIAIAFLWWNWHCRLVYRLAKSIVTEDFVEAARLSGASHWHIVVKEILPNCIAAISVKTTLDAGFVILFGATLSFLGLGVQPPTPDLGTMVSTGASYMPESWWEALMPGLAILYAILGFNLLGDGLRDFFDVEV; encoded by the coding sequence ATGAGCCAAGTATTACCAACCCAACTACCCAATGGTGAGCAGGAATTTTCACCGGCAAAAGCAGATAAACAGTATTCCAACTTGCAAAAGGCATGGTATCGCTTTTCACGCAATCCAACCGCAGTGATCGGTTTGCTCATCGTGTTAAGCGTGGTGATTCTCGCGGTATTTGCTCCTTGGATTGCGCCTTATCCAGAACATGTAGGCACCTTTGTTAACTTTCGCGCCCGTCATCACGCGCCGAGCCTTGAATATTTAATGGGGACAGACAACGTAGGGCGAGACATTTTATCGCGAGTTATCTTTGGCTATCGAATTTCATTGTCATTGGTTGTGGGTGTGCTAGCACTGTCTGTACCTATCGGAGTTATTTTAGGAATTGTGGCAGCTTACGCGGGTGGTTGGATTGAACAGGTAATCATGCGTTTTAACGACATGTTACTTGCTGTGCCACCTTTGGCGTTGGCACTCGCCATCACCTCCATTCTTGAGCCGAACTTAGTGAATGCCATGATTGCGATTGCCTTTTTATGGTGGAACTGGCACTGCCGGTTAGTGTATCGCTTAGCGAAAAGTATCGTGACCGAAGATTTTGTCGAAGCAGCACGCCTCTCTGGTGCGAGTCATTGGCACATTGTGGTGAAAGAAATACTACCTAACTGTATTGCGGCCATCAGTGTGAAAACGACGTTGGATGCCGGTTTCGTCATCCTGTTTGGCGCGACGTTAAGCTTTTTAGGCTTGGGTGTTCAGCCGCCAACCCCAGATTTAGGCACGATGGTCTCGACCGGGGCGTCTTACATGCCGGAATCTTGGTGGGAAGCCTTAATGCCTGGTCTTGCCATTTTATACGCCATTTTAGGATTTAACCTGCTTGGTGATGGTTTACGCGACTTTTTCGATGTGGAGGTCTAA